The Butyrivibrio fibrisolvens genome window below encodes:
- a CDS encoding AAA family ATPase — protein sequence MTKWTDFLKEEGISQEIIKDIELFNETHRSKDVYKSRIPDPKYLYYGKDTWEKALCSILAGENILLAGPKATGKNVLAQNLAAVFERPIWDVSFHINVDASWLIGTDTYDGEKVVFRQGPILKCALNGGFGVLDEINMARNEALAVLHSVLDFRRVLDVPGYERTSLDDATRFIATMNYGYAGTRDLNEALCSRFAVIDMPVISDDDLKRLIMREFPDIRKDICDQFTYLYKEIEKKAESAQITERALDLRGLLDAISLMRKGIKSGPAISMCIVNKTFDSYERKLVQDVVDARISADLDRKVIFA from the coding sequence ATGACAAAATGGACTGATTTTTTGAAAGAAGAAGGAATATCGCAAGAGATCATCAAAGATATTGAGCTTTTTAATGAGACTCATAGATCAAAAGATGTATATAAGTCGAGGATTCCTGATCCTAAATATTTATATTATGGCAAGGATACCTGGGAAAAGGCACTATGCAGCATACTTGCAGGTGAGAATATCCTTCTTGCCGGACCTAAAGCGACTGGCAAAAACGTCCTTGCACAGAACCTTGCGGCTGTATTTGAAAGGCCGATATGGGATGTATCTTTTCATATAAATGTTGATGCATCATGGCTTATTGGAACAGACACATATGACGGAGAAAAGGTTGTCTTCAGACAAGGGCCGATACTAAAATGTGCTTTAAATGGAGGTTTCGGAGTACTTGATGAGATCAATATGGCAAGAAATGAAGCTCTTGCAGTACTTCATAGCGTACTTGATTTTAGGCGGGTCTTGGACGTTCCCGGATATGAGAGGACAAGTCTTGATGATGCAACAAGATTTATAGCTACCATGAACTACGGCTATGCCGGGACAAGAGACCTAAATGAAGCACTGTGCTCGAGATTTGCGGTCATAGATATGCCGGTAATAAGTGATGATGACTTAAAACGACTTATCATGAGAGAATTTCCTGACATCAGAAAAGATATATGTGACCAATTTACATACCTCTACAAAGAGATTGAGAAAAAAGCCGAAAGTGCGCAGATAACAGAAAGAGCACTTGATCTTAGAGGACTTCTGGATGCTATATCACTTATGAGAAAAGGGATAAAATCAGGTCCTGCCATAAGTATGTGTATAGTCAACAAGACTTTTGACTCTTATGAAAGAAAGCTTGTTCAGGATGTTGTCGATGCAAGGATATCTGCTGATCTTGACAGGAAGGTCATATTCGCATGA
- a CDS encoding O-acetylhomoserine aminocarboxypropyltransferase/cysteine synthase family protein: MRAETKCIQAGYEPKNGESRLMPIVQSTTFKYDTSEDMGKLFDLEASGYFYTRLQNPTNDYVAAKIAALEGGTAAMLTSSGQAATFFSVFNLAGNGDHVIASSTIYGGSFNLFNVTMRRMGIDFTFVDPDCSDEELEKAFKPNTKAVFGETIANPALIVFDIERFAKAAHAHGVPLIIDNTFATPINCRPFEWGADIVTHSTTKYMDGHDATVGGVIVDSGNFDWMAHADKFPGLCTPDESYHGITYAEKFGKEGAFITKCTAQLMRDLGSIPSPMNCYMLNLGLESLAVRMERHVSNAMKVAQFLQDSDKVEWVNYPGLPGNKYYERAKKYMPKGTCGVISFGVKGGRKAAEEFMKHLKVAMIATHVADAHTCVLHPASSTHRQMTDEELLAGGVSPDLVRLSVGIENVDDIIEDLEQALGAI; the protein is encoded by the coding sequence GTGAGAGCGGAGACAAAATGTATTCAGGCAGGCTATGAACCTAAAAATGGTGAGTCTCGTCTGATGCCAATAGTTCAGTCAACAACATTTAAGTATGACACAAGCGAAGACATGGGAAAGCTGTTTGATCTTGAAGCAAGTGGATATTTTTATACAAGACTTCAGAATCCAACGAACGACTATGTTGCAGCTAAGATCGCAGCACTTGAAGGCGGAACAGCAGCAATGCTTACATCTTCCGGACAGGCAGCAACTTTTTTCTCAGTATTTAATCTTGCCGGCAATGGAGATCATGTTATAGCATCATCAACAATCTACGGCGGAAGCTTTAATCTGTTTAATGTTACAATGCGCCGTATGGGTATCGATTTTACTTTTGTTGATCCTGATTGCTCAGATGAAGAGCTTGAAAAAGCTTTTAAGCCTAATACCAAAGCAGTATTTGGAGAAACTATAGCTAATCCGGCACTTATAGTATTCGATATCGAGCGCTTTGCTAAGGCAGCTCATGCACACGGTGTTCCGCTTATTATAGATAATACATTTGCAACACCTATAAACTGTCGTCCTTTTGAATGGGGAGCAGATATAGTTACCCATTCTACTACCAAATACATGGATGGACATGATGCTACAGTAGGCGGAGTTATCGTTGATTCAGGTAACTTTGACTGGATGGCTCACGCAGATAAGTTCCCGGGACTTTGTACACCGGATGAATCATATCATGGAATAACATATGCAGAGAAGTTTGGCAAAGAAGGTGCATTCATTACCAAGTGTACAGCGCAGCTCATGAGAGATCTTGGTTCTATCCCTTCTCCTATGAACTGCTATATGCTTAATCTTGGACTTGAGTCTCTTGCAGTACGTATGGAGAGACATGTATCCAATGCTATGAAGGTAGCACAGTTCCTTCAGGATAGCGACAAAGTTGAATGGGTCAATTATCCAGGACTTCCAGGCAACAAATATTATGAAAGAGCAAAGAAATATATGCCCAAAGGAACCTGCGGAGTTATATCTTTCGGGGTTAAGGGCGGACGCAAAGCAGCCGAAGAATTTATGAAGCATCTCAAAGTTGCCATGATCGCAACGCATGTAGCAGATGCACATACCTGTGTGCTTCATCCGGCATCTTCAACACATCGCCAGATGACAGATGAAGAACTCCTTGCAGGCGGTGTATCACCGGATCTTGTAAGATTATCAGTTGGAATCGAGAATGTTGATGATATTATAGAGGATTTGGAACAGGCACTCGGAGCTATCTAA
- a CDS encoding chloride channel protein, with translation MQIIPDIKESDSSLRKTGISLLLLAKWIILGLIVGIIVGFVGAIFAHLLTFANIYRHNNPYVLLLLPLAGILIVYLYHFFNDHNDTGTDLIIKAITANESIPIFKTPLIIIATFLTHLCGGSAGREGAALQFGGSLGYNIGKVIKLCDDDKKIMTMSGMAAAFSSLFGTPIAAAVFSIELSSVGAMHYAALVPSVAASLVALYVARYFGVGADVFFVKIVPQLTAQLAIKSVFIAIIGAFIGIMFCLSIRYTRKAFYKIIKNSYIRVICGGLIIIGLSYVFKGGYYNGAGIEVIEMAFNGESPYIAFLIKMIFTAITLGSGFKGGEIVPTLYIGATFGRLYASIVGFPNQLAVALGMLALFCSVTNCPIASLLIAFKLFGYEGAFYYMIVTAISYAISGYDSLYGSQRIKYSKFKYK, from the coding sequence GTGCAAATTATACCTGATATCAAAGAAAGTGATAGTAGCCTTCGTAAGACAGGAATCAGTTTGCTGCTTCTTGCAAAGTGGATTATCCTTGGACTGATAGTAGGTATCATAGTTGGGTTTGTGGGCGCAATATTCGCCCACTTACTCACTTTTGCAAATATATATCGTCATAATAATCCATATGTACTTCTACTGTTACCACTGGCAGGTATATTAATTGTATATCTGTATCATTTTTTTAATGATCATAATGATACAGGTACAGATCTTATTATCAAGGCCATCACGGCCAATGAATCAATCCCCATTTTTAAAACGCCTCTAATCATAATAGCTACATTTCTTACCCATCTATGCGGAGGATCAGCAGGTAGAGAAGGCGCGGCACTTCAGTTTGGCGGAAGCCTCGGATATAACATCGGCAAAGTTATAAAGCTATGCGATGATGACAAAAAGATAATGACAATGTCTGGAATGGCGGCAGCATTTTCATCTTTATTTGGAACGCCCATAGCTGCAGCTGTCTTTTCTATAGAGTTGTCAAGCGTTGGTGCTATGCATTATGCAGCTCTTGTGCCAAGTGTAGCAGCTTCTTTGGTTGCACTGTACGTTGCCAGATATTTCGGAGTAGGTGCTGATGTATTTTTTGTCAAAATAGTTCCGCAGCTTACAGCGCAGCTTGCAATAAAGAGTGTATTCATTGCAATAATCGGTGCTTTTATAGGGATAATGTTCTGTCTTAGCATCAGATATACAAGAAAAGCTTTTTATAAAATAATAAAAAATTCGTATATAAGAGTTATATGCGGTGGCCTGATAATAATAGGATTATCCTATGTATTTAAAGGCGGATATTATAATGGAGCAGGAATAGAAGTTATAGAAATGGCCTTTAATGGCGAATCACCTTACATTGCTTTTCTGATAAAAATGATTTTTACTGCAATAACGTTAGGATCAGGTTTTAAAGGAGGAGAGATTGTTCCGACTCTGTATATAGGTGCTACTTTTGGAAGGCTGTATGCAAGCATAGTAGGATTTCCAAACCAGCTTGCAGTAGCTCTTGGTATGCTGGCTCTATTTTGCAGCGTAACTAACTGTCCTATAGCATCACTACTTATCGCGTTTAAACTATTTGGGTATGAAGGAGCATTTTATTATATGATAGTGACCGCCATCAGCTACGCTATTTCCGGCTATGACAGTCTGTATGGAAGTCAGAGAATCAAGTATTCCAAGTTCAAATATAAATAA